Proteins encoded within one genomic window of Geotalea daltonii FRC-32:
- a CDS encoding cytochrome b6, which produces MKTKKGTAVFSLLAVTGLILISSESWTQTTKQVSSDAVQEAQTPGKVSITRPEQKKNEHDLKDIFAATKAESSSAAFKEQPDEGKMEGFDFYRDPLNSKKPMMTFDEIYKTDVAEKPKIMEKQKELLEKRYNLKPNLSSDVKMTRGKPIAVGPTARLADGATWDSLAAMNAEDIRAKKAFPYPPLPHPKQVTGGQVFPKMQIDMFPRLQRFDVDFDLPDAFLPEFPPAIFLQNRPELGDVSRGEVVSINNYYRLFKDLLTPVQLDGLRMLVTPFPQEEFNPTDDRKSEEASLGIACLDCHVNGHTTAQFHLNPDIRPQERRFRLDTTSLRGMFNQQIHSSKRSLRSVEDFTEFEQRTAYFNGDEIHAAKKGMNILSRVQVSHMAQMQNMFDVPPAPKLDVSGRLDPAKASQAELAGEKIFFEKGKCGNCHVPPFYMDQQMHDLKMERFTQEPGDGPMKTFTLRGIKESPPYMHDGRCLTLEDTVEFFNLVLGLKLTGEEKKNLVAFMRVL; this is translated from the coding sequence ATGAAAACGAAAAAGGGTACAGCTGTATTTTCATTGCTTGCCGTCACCGGTTTGATCCTGATTTCCTCCGAATCCTGGACCCAGACCACGAAACAGGTGTCGTCCGATGCGGTTCAGGAAGCACAGACCCCCGGGAAGGTGTCCATAACTCGACCTGAGCAGAAGAAGAACGAGCATGACTTGAAGGATATTTTTGCCGCGACAAAGGCTGAATCCTCTTCGGCAGCCTTCAAGGAACAGCCGGATGAGGGGAAAATGGAAGGCTTTGATTTCTACCGTGACCCGCTCAATTCAAAAAAACCGATGATGACTTTTGATGAGATCTATAAAACGGATGTGGCGGAAAAGCCCAAGATCATGGAAAAACAGAAGGAGCTCCTGGAAAAACGCTACAACCTGAAGCCGAATCTGTCCTCCGATGTAAAGATGACCAGGGGCAAGCCGATTGCAGTCGGTCCGACGGCTCGGCTGGCTGACGGTGCCACCTGGGATAGTCTTGCCGCCATGAATGCCGAGGATATCCGCGCCAAGAAAGCATTCCCCTATCCGCCGCTTCCCCATCCCAAGCAGGTCACCGGCGGGCAGGTGTTCCCCAAGATGCAGATCGACATGTTTCCCCGGCTGCAGCGCTTTGATGTTGATTTCGATCTTCCCGATGCCTTTCTGCCTGAATTTCCTCCGGCAATCTTTCTGCAGAACCGGCCGGAGCTGGGGGATGTTTCCCGTGGCGAGGTGGTGTCCATCAACAACTATTACCGGCTGTTCAAGGACTTGCTGACGCCGGTGCAGCTGGACGGCCTGAGGATGCTGGTAACACCTTTCCCCCAGGAGGAATTCAACCCTACAGACGACCGCAAGTCTGAGGAAGCCAGCCTGGGGATTGCTTGTCTGGACTGTCACGTCAACGGACATACTACTGCCCAATTCCATCTCAATCCCGATATCAGGCCCCAGGAACGCAGGTTTCGCCTGGATACGACCAGCCTGCGCGGCATGTTCAACCAGCAAATACACTCATCCAAGCGCAGCCTCCGCTCCGTGGAGGATTTTACGGAATTTGAACAGCGCACTGCCTACTTCAACGGTGATGAGATTCATGCTGCGAAGAAAGGGATGAACATACTGAGCCGCGTCCAGGTATCCCACATGGCCCAGATGCAGAACATGTTCGATGTTCCGCCGGCGCCGAAACTTGACGTTTCGGGGCGTCTCGACCCGGCCAAGGCCTCCCAGGCCGAGCTTGCAGGCGAGAAGATCTTCTTCGAGAAGGGGAAATGCGGCAACTGCCATGTGCCGCCGTTCTATATGGATCAGCAGATGCACGACCTGAAAATGGAGCGCTTTACCCAGGAGCCGGGTGACGGCCCCATGAAGACTTTTACCCTGCGTGGCATCAAGGAAAGTCCTCCATATATGCACGACGGCCGCTGCCTGACCTTGGAAGACACCGTCGAATTTTTCAACCTGGTGCTTGGTCTCAAACTGACCGGCGAGGAGAAGAAGAACCTGGTGGCTTTCATGCGGGTGCTGTAA
- a CDS encoding FmdE family protein has protein sequence MRYEEIVKFHGHACPGLAIGYRMANAAMEALKAVRAGDEEIVAIVENDACGVDALQCISGCTFGKGNLIFRDYGKQVYTLYSRTSGNGVRVVYHGNGVPAKLAGDRAARAEFILGAPADQLLTMNEVTMTEPERAGSRSSVLCARCHEEVMETRLREVAGERLCVPCAEKVSAH, from the coding sequence ATGAGATATGAGGAGATAGTGAAGTTCCATGGCCATGCCTGTCCCGGTCTGGCCATCGGTTATCGGATGGCCAATGCCGCCATGGAAGCCCTCAAGGCAGTGCGTGCCGGGGATGAAGAAATTGTCGCCATTGTGGAGAACGATGCCTGCGGCGTCGACGCGTTGCAATGCATCAGCGGGTGCACTTTCGGAAAAGGAAACCTTATCTTCCGCGATTACGGCAAGCAGGTCTATACTTTATATTCACGCACCAGCGGCAACGGGGTGCGGGTCGTCTATCACGGAAACGGCGTCCCTGCCAAACTTGCCGGCGACCGGGCCGCTCGCGCCGAGTTCATCCTCGGTGCACCCGCCGATCAACTTCTGACCATGAACGAAGTGACGATGACAGAGCCGGAAAGGGCGGGAAGCCGTTCATCGGTTTTATGCGCTCGGTGCCACGAAGAAGTGATGGAGACCCGGCTGCGGGAGGTTGCTGGTGAGCGGCTTTGCGTTCCCTGTGCCGAGAAGGTCTCTGCCCATTAA
- a CDS encoding YcgN family cysteine cluster protein encodes MTVENQAKDMAAWESLCEQCGLCCFEKIEDESGAIFFTSTPCRYLDVVTRECKIYERRFQICPECIQLTEELVRELNWLHDDCGYRKAQGLKRQRRVRGEG; translated from the coding sequence ATGACAGTGGAAAATCAGGCAAAAGACATGGCCGCGTGGGAATCTTTATGTGAACAGTGCGGACTCTGCTGTTTTGAAAAGATAGAAGACGAATCGGGGGCAATCTTTTTCACCTCTACCCCATGCCGCTATCTGGATGTGGTGACCCGGGAATGCAAGATTTACGAGCGGCGCTTCCAGATCTGTCCCGAATGCATTCAGCTGACCGAGGAGCTGGTCAGGGAGCTGAATTGGCTCCATGATGACTGCGGCTATCGTAAGGCACAGGGGCTGAAAAGACAGAGAAGGGTGAGGGGTGAGGGGTGA
- a CDS encoding DUF6178 family protein, translated as MQKKNNEAAILKLVKGGRASSLTFAGLPFVEKARYLKRLGAKERMDLIIGDAEGERLVREMEPQEFFWMVKDVGETDALDLVQLASPEQCLFLLDMELWSKWSFSHDKAVEWYGYLLEGGDDKFRELLPSMDFELLQLFLNREIIVGGGIGDMSNDEERLADWDHTFDGTFMITFKNPKHSQVLGRFIESIRRIDEQLYVALMEGVKSDVDLELEDICYQFRSGRLADLGFPPLDEALSFYARVKPSSFSLHGDKKQIAIGSTAALPVPVSADNALLQRALALADSEELYMELNYLINNALVADGTALADTEVMHMVVTRVYGYLNMALETICGDDAKKAGEVLTGEFLKRLFQLGYSIILDLKTRAEGVTIEDYAANKLLNGLKNKRPRFYRGLDADTADGYREFRSMADVAKVDAFLRRMGV; from the coding sequence TTGCAAAAAAAGAACAATGAAGCTGCAATACTAAAACTGGTGAAGGGGGGGCGTGCGTCTTCGCTGACCTTCGCCGGACTTCCCTTCGTGGAGAAGGCCCGATATCTGAAAAGGCTTGGGGCCAAGGAACGTATGGACCTGATCATTGGCGATGCCGAAGGGGAGCGCCTGGTCCGGGAGATGGAGCCCCAGGAATTCTTCTGGATGGTGAAGGATGTGGGGGAGACAGATGCCCTGGACCTGGTCCAGCTTGCTTCGCCTGAGCAGTGCCTGTTCCTGCTGGATATGGAGCTATGGTCCAAGTGGTCCTTTTCCCATGACAAGGCGGTGGAGTGGTACGGTTACTTGCTGGAAGGGGGAGATGACAAGTTCAGGGAACTTCTGCCGAGCATGGATTTCGAGCTGCTTCAGCTTTTCCTCAATCGTGAAATCATCGTCGGCGGCGGCATAGGAGACATGTCCAATGACGAAGAGCGCCTGGCGGACTGGGATCACACCTTTGACGGCACATTCATGATTACCTTTAAAAATCCCAAACACAGCCAAGTTCTGGGCCGATTCATCGAAAGCATCAGGCGAATCGATGAGCAGCTCTATGTGGCTCTCATGGAAGGGGTCAAGAGTGACGTGGACCTGGAACTTGAGGATATCTGCTATCAGTTTCGCTCCGGTCGCCTGGCCGATCTGGGTTTCCCCCCCCTTGACGAGGCACTTTCCTTCTATGCAAGGGTGAAGCCCTCTTCCTTTAGCCTTCATGGGGACAAAAAACAAATTGCAATCGGTTCGACGGCAGCTCTGCCGGTGCCGGTCAGTGCCGATAACGCTCTTTTACAGCGAGCACTGGCTCTGGCTGATTCGGAAGAGTTGTATATGGAGCTTAACTACCTTATCAATAACGCCCTGGTGGCGGACGGGACCGCACTTGCCGACACCGAGGTAATGCACATGGTGGTTACCCGGGTCTATGGTTACCTTAACATGGCTTTGGAAACCATATGCGGCGATGATGCAAAAAAAGCCGGTGAGGTCTTGACTGGGGAATTTCTGAAGAGGCTTTTCCAGCTTGGCTACAGCATTATTTTGGATCTGAAGACCCGCGCCGAAGGCGTTACTATCGAGGATTACGCGGCGAATAAGCTCCTCAACGGCCTTAAAAACAAGCGGCCCAGGTTCTATCGCGGCCTGGATGCGGATACGGCCGATGGCTACCGTGAATTCCGTTCAATGGCCGATGTTGCCAAGGTCGATGCATTTCTGCGCCGTATGGGAGTCTGA
- a CDS encoding sensor histidine kinase, with protein MKWYKRIFTPLIALIGIQLVWILLVIFWIYWFLGRNREFRDLAQRYKPELIGHGLNWVVLVEGLILLVAILAGVYVMFLYWRRQAKLYRQQRSFISQLTHELKSPLASIQLHLQTIKLRKPPQEKLDLFLDTMLSDTGRLNNLISNLLMATRIEYRQLAVEQKTIDFSAFVREYMEKKRPELPEGGRLHVEVEEGLMAQIDSEGMEMALRNLFENALLYSPVSPDIRVTLKRSGKNCQLDFQDKGKGLEKNEVSRIFALFYRVRTPGDNIRGTGLGLYIVKSVVNAHSGKIGVTSEGLGKGSTFHITLPLVDPENRRKSA; from the coding sequence ATGAAATGGTATAAAAGAATCTTCACCCCTCTTATTGCCTTGATCGGTATCCAGCTGGTCTGGATCCTGCTGGTGATCTTCTGGATCTACTGGTTCCTCGGCCGGAATCGGGAATTCCGCGACCTGGCCCAGCGTTACAAGCCGGAACTGATCGGCCATGGCCTTAACTGGGTCGTGCTGGTAGAGGGGCTAATCTTGCTGGTGGCAATCCTCGCCGGGGTCTACGTCATGTTCCTCTACTGGAGGCGCCAGGCCAAGCTTTATCGGCAACAGAGGAGCTTTATTTCCCAACTGACCCACGAGTTGAAGTCTCCACTGGCTTCGATCCAGCTTCACCTGCAGACCATCAAGCTGCGCAAGCCCCCCCAGGAAAAGCTCGACCTGTTCCTGGACACCATGCTCTCGGATACGGGAAGGCTCAACAATCTCATCAGCAATCTCCTGATGGCTACCCGCATCGAGTACCGCCAACTTGCCGTCGAGCAGAAGACCATTGATTTTTCCGCTTTTGTCCGGGAATACATGGAGAAAAAGCGCCCGGAACTGCCCGAGGGGGGACGGCTGCATGTGGAGGTTGAAGAAGGTCTGATGGCACAAATAGATAGTGAGGGGATGGAGATGGCCCTGCGCAACCTTTTCGAGAATGCCTTGCTCTACTCCCCGGTTTCACCAGACATCAGGGTAACCTTGAAGAGAAGCGGCAAAAACTGTCAGCTCGACTTTCAGGACAAAGGCAAGGGGCTTGAAAAAAATGAGGTGAGCAGGATCTTTGCCCTCTTCTACAGGGTGCGGACCCCCGGCGATAACATCCGCGGCACCGGTCTGGGGTTGTACATCGTAAAATCAGTGGTAAACGCCCATAGCGGAAAGATCGGCGTAACCAGCGAAGGCTTGGGCAAAGGTTCCACATTCCATATCACTCTGCCGCTGGTAGATCCTGAAAACAGGAGAAAGTCAGCATGA
- the metK gene encoding methionine adenosyltransferase: MEMKDYIFTSESVSEGHPDKVADQVSDAILDAILAQDPRSRVACETLVTTGMAVIAGEITTNAIVDYPKIVRETIKEIGYNDSAMGFDWETCAVLTSIDKQSPDIAQGVDEGAGLFKDQGAGDQGLMFGYACTETPELMPMSILLSHKLVKKLADVRKAGILDFLRPDSKSQVSIRYENDRPVHVDTVVISSQHTPEVSYETIKEGIIEEVVKKIIPAELMNDSTRFLINPTGRFVIGGPMGDCGLTGRKIIVDSYGGHGAHGGGAFSGKDPSKVDRSAAYMGRYVAKNLVAAGLAEKCEVQVAYAIGVAEPVSVMVDTSGTGKIPSARIAQIVREVFDLRPRAIIEQLDLLRPIYKKTAAYGHFGRELPEFTWEKTDKVSLIREKAGL, translated from the coding sequence ATGGAGATGAAGGATTACATTTTTACCTCTGAATCGGTTTCCGAGGGTCATCCCGACAAGGTAGCCGACCAGGTTTCAGATGCTATTCTCGATGCTATTCTTGCCCAGGATCCCAGATCCAGGGTTGCCTGTGAAACACTGGTCACAACCGGCATGGCGGTTATTGCCGGAGAGATCACCACCAATGCCATTGTCGACTATCCGAAAATTGTTCGCGAGACCATCAAGGAGATCGGCTATAACGATTCGGCCATGGGCTTTGACTGGGAAACCTGTGCCGTTCTCACCTCTATCGATAAACAGTCCCCCGATATCGCCCAGGGTGTTGACGAGGGCGCCGGGCTTTTCAAGGATCAGGGGGCCGGCGACCAGGGGCTGATGTTCGGCTACGCCTGCACCGAAACTCCGGAACTGATGCCCATGTCGATCCTCCTTTCCCACAAGCTGGTGAAAAAGCTTGCCGATGTGCGTAAAGCCGGCATCCTCGACTTCCTCCGTCCCGATTCAAAATCCCAGGTTTCCATCAGGTATGAGAACGACAGGCCGGTTCATGTCGACACGGTCGTTATTTCCTCCCAGCACACTCCGGAGGTTTCCTACGAAACCATCAAGGAGGGGATCATCGAAGAAGTCGTCAAGAAGATCATTCCTGCTGAATTGATGAATGACTCAACCCGCTTTCTTATCAACCCCACAGGCCGTTTCGTCATCGGTGGCCCCATGGGTGACTGCGGCCTGACCGGCCGCAAGATCATCGTCGATAGCTACGGTGGCCATGGTGCCCATGGTGGCGGCGCTTTCTCGGGCAAGGATCCCTCAAAGGTCGACCGTTCCGCAGCCTACATGGGACGCTATGTGGCCAAGAACCTGGTTGCCGCCGGTCTTGCCGAGAAATGCGAAGTGCAGGTGGCTTATGCCATCGGCGTTGCCGAGCCTGTTTCCGTCATGGTGGATACCTCGGGCACCGGCAAGATCCCTTCCGCGAGGATTGCCCAGATCGTCCGCGAAGTATTCGACCTGCGTCCCAGGGCCATCATCGAGCAGCTCGACCTGCTCCGTCCTATCTACAAAAAAACCGCCGCTTACGGCCACTTCGGCCGCGAGCTGCCCGAATTTACCTGGGAGAAGACCGACAAGGTTTCCCTGATCAGGGAGAAGGCGGGACTTTAG
- a CDS encoding retropepsin-like aspartic protease, translating into MFRIIYKLLVKMMCFAIFTTLVMPATGQCEFYQYEDENGAVNFTDDPGKIPKKLKKKHKVRSDDDDNPQNSVMRVRILRNRVLLPVTLSYRGNEVKANLVLDTGAEVSTISSSLAARLRIRPEDADLAYAQGIGSGIQVTGRVSLDYMLVGPNRKYDMDVIVVESGGYDGLLGMNFLRELRYHVDFNTSTIKWGD; encoded by the coding sequence ATGTTCAGGATTATATATAAGCTACTGGTGAAGATGATGTGTTTTGCAATATTTACCACATTGGTTATGCCGGCGACCGGGCAATGCGAGTTCTACCAATACGAAGACGAAAACGGCGCCGTCAACTTTACCGACGACCCGGGTAAGATCCCGAAGAAGCTGAAAAAGAAACATAAAGTGCGGAGCGATGACGATGACAATCCACAAAACTCGGTCATGCGCGTCAGGATCCTGAGGAACAGGGTGCTGTTACCGGTAACCCTCAGCTATCGGGGCAATGAAGTCAAGGCCAACCTTGTGCTGGATACGGGTGCAGAGGTTTCGACTATCAGCTCAAGTCTTGCGGCACGGCTTCGCATCAGGCCGGAAGACGCAGACCTGGCCTATGCACAGGGGATCGGTTCAGGCATCCAGGTTACCGGCCGTGTGAGCCTCGACTATATGCTGGTGGGTCCGAATCGAAAATACGACATGGATGTAATCGTCGTCGAGAGCGGCGGTTACGATGGTCTTCTCGGCATGAACTTCTTGCGGGAACTCCGTTATCACGTGGACTTCAACACCAGCACCATCAAATGGGGGGACTAA
- a CDS encoding ExeA family protein, whose translation MYLEYYGFREKPFSITPNPRFIFLSKNHQEAFAHLLYGVNSRCGFIQLTGEVGTGKTTVLRTFLNRLDEDGYRTALIFNPCLSSDELLRTINRDFAIPHEDLSRAQLLEVLNTFLLEQREAGRIVVLVIDEAQNLAADVLEQIRLISNLETETEKLIQIILAGQPELEKLLARTELRQLKQRILVRYHLLPMDFEDTKGYVEHRLELASGGVIFSASALKKIFRYSGGIPRLINIVCDRALLVGFAEGSREIRGGMAGTAIAEVENSRRGWWKRLWCRLRLAD comes from the coding sequence ATGTATCTGGAATATTACGGCTTCAGAGAGAAACCATTTTCCATAACACCTAATCCCCGCTTCATTTTCCTCAGCAAAAACCACCAGGAAGCCTTCGCCCATCTCCTTTACGGCGTAAACAGCCGTTGCGGCTTCATTCAATTGACCGGCGAGGTGGGAACCGGCAAGACAACGGTCCTGCGTACCTTTCTCAACCGGCTCGACGAGGACGGCTATCGCACGGCGCTCATCTTCAACCCGTGCCTGTCGTCGGATGAACTGCTCCGCACCATCAACCGCGATTTCGCCATTCCCCACGAGGATCTGAGCCGGGCGCAGCTCCTGGAGGTGCTGAACACCTTTCTCCTTGAGCAGAGGGAGGCCGGGCGGATAGTTGTCCTGGTCATAGACGAGGCACAGAATCTGGCCGCCGATGTCCTGGAACAGATCCGCCTCATTTCCAACCTGGAAACGGAAACGGAGAAGCTGATCCAGATTATTCTGGCAGGCCAGCCGGAGCTTGAAAAGCTGCTGGCCCGGACCGAATTGCGGCAGCTGAAGCAGCGGATACTGGTACGATACCATCTGCTCCCCATGGATTTCGAGGATACAAAGGGGTACGTGGAACATCGCCTGGAATTGGCCAGTGGCGGGGTGATCTTTTCCGCTTCAGCGCTCAAAAAAATCTTTCGCTATTCCGGCGGTATTCCACGTCTGATCAACATCGTCTGCGACAGAGCCCTCTTGGTGGGTTTTGCGGAAGGAAGCCGCGAAATCAGGGGTGGAATGGCGGGCACTGCCATTGCTGAAGTCGAAAACAGCAGGAGAGGTTGGTGGAAGCGCCTGTGGTGCAGGCTTCGGCTGGCCGACTAA
- a CDS encoding response regulator transcription factor: MSNDKPHILLVEDEIHLARGICFNLELENLRVSHVESGEEALERVKFERFDLIILDVMLPGIDGFVVCKKVRELDARVPVLMLTARSDERDRIAGLAGGADDYLTKPFNLDEFLLRVKGMLRRSAWYRPDPIEEGYRFGENQVYLLSYRAKTPQGEIDLTDLEVKMLSLFFQKEGEAIPRKVLLENVWGYASDAETRTLDNFIVRLRKYFEPDPAKPVYFQTVRGVGYRFSRGV, from the coding sequence ATGAGCAATGATAAGCCGCACATACTTCTGGTGGAAGACGAAATCCATCTGGCGCGAGGCATCTGCTTCAACCTGGAGCTTGAAAATCTTCGGGTGAGCCATGTGGAGAGCGGTGAGGAGGCACTGGAACGGGTCAAGTTCGAACGCTTCGACTTGATTATCCTGGATGTGATGCTCCCCGGAATCGATGGCTTTGTTGTCTGCAAAAAAGTCAGGGAGCTGGATGCAAGGGTGCCGGTTCTGATGTTGACTGCCCGTTCCGATGAGCGGGACAGGATCGCCGGACTTGCAGGGGGAGCAGATGACTACCTGACCAAACCATTCAACCTGGACGAATTTCTGCTGCGGGTGAAAGGGATGCTTCGACGCTCTGCATGGTACAGACCGGACCCGATTGAGGAAGGTTACCGTTTCGGCGAGAATCAGGTTTACCTGCTCTCCTACCGGGCAAAAACACCCCAGGGAGAGATTGATCTGACGGACCTGGAAGTGAAGATGCTGTCGCTGTTCTTTCAGAAGGAAGGTGAGGCTATCCCGCGAAAAGTGCTGCTGGAAAACGTCTGGGGCTATGCTTCCGATGCCGAAACCCGCACTTTGGACAATTTTATCGTCAGGCTGCGCAAGTATTTCGAACCTGATCCGGCCAAACCGGTCTATTTCCAGACGGTGCGCGGAGTTGGGTACCGCTTTTCACGGGGAGTGTGA
- a CDS encoding NAD(P)H-dependent flavin oxidoreductase produces MFKPLKIGKYETRYPLVQGGMGVRISAGSLAGHVAKCGGVGLVAAPGIALNSGLYDGSNYFDADLEAFKAELHKAYEIAPDGIIGVNVMVALSDYEKLVGAAVEGGAKVIVCGAGLPLTLPGLTAHAPDVALVPIVSSVRCAQLIAKKWEKGYNRLPDAVVVEDPDTAGGHLGEKMECIGTGEYDQYATVRGVKEFFRTEYNIDMPVIAAGGIWDRADVLHALEQGADGVQMASRFVPTVECDADDAFKQAYLDCKKEDIGLIMSPAGLPGRAILKNQDQIVLYDELRSSVCTTGCLKKCSYKESGERFCIVKALDRAQRGDVETGLIFCGTNAWKADRITTVQEIFDELFAESAVAERAA; encoded by the coding sequence ATGTTCAAGCCCTTGAAAATTGGCAAGTATGAAACACGGTACCCATTGGTTCAGGGAGGGATGGGGGTTCGTATCTCTGCGGGTTCCCTCGCCGGTCATGTCGCGAAATGTGGCGGAGTCGGGCTGGTGGCTGCACCGGGCATCGCCCTCAACAGCGGCCTGTATGACGGGTCCAACTATTTCGATGCTGATCTGGAAGCATTCAAGGCAGAACTGCATAAGGCATACGAAATTGCCCCTGACGGCATTATCGGCGTCAATGTCATGGTGGCTCTTTCCGATTACGAGAAACTGGTAGGAGCTGCCGTCGAGGGTGGAGCTAAGGTTATTGTCTGCGGTGCCGGCTTGCCATTGACCCTGCCGGGACTTACCGCCCATGCCCCAGATGTGGCGCTGGTTCCCATTGTTTCCTCTGTACGGTGTGCCCAACTGATAGCTAAAAAATGGGAGAAAGGCTACAACCGCCTCCCCGATGCGGTGGTTGTGGAAGATCCTGATACGGCTGGCGGTCATCTGGGAGAGAAGATGGAATGCATCGGCACCGGTGAGTACGATCAGTATGCAACGGTGCGCGGGGTGAAGGAATTCTTCCGCACAGAATATAATATTGATATGCCGGTCATTGCTGCCGGAGGCATTTGGGACCGCGCCGACGTGCTTCATGCCCTTGAACAGGGTGCTGACGGGGTGCAGATGGCCAGCCGTTTTGTGCCCACGGTGGAGTGCGATGCCGATGATGCATTCAAACAGGCTTATCTGGATTGCAAAAAGGAAGATATCGGTCTGATCATGAGCCCTGCCGGCCTGCCGGGGCGGGCGATCCTCAAAAACCAGGATCAGATTGTCCTGTACGACGAACTCAGGAGCTCGGTTTGCACCACCGGTTGTCTGAAGAAATGCTCCTACAAAGAGAGCGGCGAGCGTTTCTGTATTGTCAAGGCCCTGGACCGCGCCCAGCGTGGAGATGTGGAAACTGGTCTTATCTTCTGCGGCACCAATGCCTGGAAGGCCGATCGGATAACAACGGTGCAGGAAATATTTGACGAGCTGTTTGCTGAATCTGCCGTGGCGGAAAGAGCGGCATAG